The sequence CGTTACCCAGATGCCATCAGTCCACAGGAAACTCTGTCTCTGCGGCAGTGCCGGGGTGTCCGGCAGCGTGAGATTCTTTCCTCATCTGCAGAGAGACGCAGCTTAACCAGCTACGACTCGTCGGCATCTCGCCTACAATTTCCCAGCTGTCGGTCTCGTCACAGTACCGTTCAATTGTATCGTGGTACCTGAGGGATAGAGGGAATTCACAAAGTTTAGTTAAACACAACGCATCTCTTCCTTTCACCTCTTTCACAACCCGATCATTTTAAAATCTCACTTAAGGATTTCATTCCATCTCCAATTAACAGTATATTTATCCAAAGTTCAAAGTATATTACTATGAGAATTGAAGTTCGGTTGAAAGGTAATTTTTCATCATGGTTGGTTTTTCACAAATAGTGACATGTCAGGTTTTTGGTCGCtgccccacacaaacacaacttaaTTCAAAGACGTGCTTGacaatttatttatgttttagttCTGCACTATAGCCAAAATTCTAACACAGGcaagataaataaaatcctaaatttttattcgCCTTATAattttcacatttcattttaaaaagaggAACTATTGGAATACTCTGATACATTCTACATATAAGAATACTCATCTTAAATATTCTATATAGTTAAACGACAGTAGCAAAGACATGATTATTGGAGATTTGTTCTGATATCTGGCATCATGTCTGACCTGTCCCAGCCCTCCTCTCCTCCTAACACGTAGATTTTCCCGTCCACGACTGCCACTCCGGGTCGATAGCGCCGCTCCTTCATTGGTGCGCACATAGTCCACTTGTTGCTCTTTGGGTCATAGCATtctactttgtctgtgttctctgtggagGCGTGCCATCCACCTTAGCAAAAGAagatacagaaagaaagaaaaaaaaaagtaccagGGAGTAAGTAACGTAGCATAAAATCTGTCTATATTATGATACGCTTGATGGCCAAATGGTCAGTGGATGCCTTTGccatgatacaaaaaaaaactggaagTTCAGCAACACAAAGTTGTTGTAACATTACAATTCAAGGGAACTTAGAGGGATGGTGAAGATATGCTCCAGCATGACATTGCTCCAGTGCAGTGAAGGGAAGACAAGGTCATTAATGCATTTGCTGCTGAATGAGTAAACTCAGTGTTGCAAAATATAGAGGTAAGCCTTGCCAGAAGACTGGAGGTTACTATAACAGTGCCTATGAAAGCACTGGCTGTTATAGTAAGGTGTCCAtaaacttttggtcatataataaataaatagcttttacAAAAATGTCCATTTTACCTATAACATAGATTTTGCCCTTCAGAGTGCAGGCTGCAGACCCTGAGCGTGCGATCTGCATTGGAGCCACTTCTGTCCACATGTGTATTTTAGGGTTATAGACCTGCGCGAGATCGGTTCCATCTCCGTCTTCAAGAACTGCACCACCTAAGGGTAGAACCAGAGCTTTGTATCATAACAAAACCTAATCTTTTAATCTCAGTGACCAATCCGCAGTCACGTGAATGATACCTGTGACGTAAAGCAGTCCATCCAGTGCAACCACAGCAGGACTGGTGACAGCCATTTTAACCGACTCCATGAACTGCCATGTGTTAGTGTGCGGATTGTAGCACTCGACCGAGTCGAGGCGAGAGCGGCCCTCCCAGCCTCCCACTGCAAACACGTATCCGTCTAGCATCACGAGACCTGCGAGGAGCAGAACAGTTGGATCACATCGGCGAATGAATTGACTGTGATGAATAATATGACTGTTTTTGCATGTCATACTCACCTAGTTCTGATCTAGCTACATTCATGGGAGCCATCTCTAACCATGAGTCAAAGCAGGGGTCGTAGCGCCACATCTCTCTGCTCGCTGAGCCATCTGGGAATTCACCGCCAGCCAGATAAAGCATGGAACCTGGtccacacacagagtcaggacTAATAGTATTTAAATTAAAGTGAAAACCAGTTCACAGAAAGATATAATCATAGATAACggttcttgttgttgttctttcggctgctccctgtttggggtcgccaaaGCGGATCATTTAATCAACATGATTCGATTTGGTTCAGGTTTTACGTCAGATGCTGTTCCtcacgcaaccctcccatttaatccagacTTGGGGCCggtactgagagttaactcttccaGTGACTGAGTTAGCTCCCTGCCTAGGAATCGAACCTGGACCACGgtaatgagagcacgggatcctgccgctggaccaccaagaGACATTATAATCATAGATAACTATTATCTTGTATCTAACATTGAGATGTGATGGCGATAAATACACCAATCAAGTAACAAGTGAAATTCATTACAGCTGTTTCATAGAAAATTTTTGATGTCGATTTTATTTGACAGTGACCACTTAACCAATCAGGTGTCTACAGCACAATGTAAAAAATCATGCAGGTCAAGAGGTCTAGaatgagaaaggagaaaaacGTGATCTCAGTGGCACATGGCTGTTGGTTCAAGATTTGATCTCTATGTGTATTTTAGAAATTACACAGGTCCTGGGAtgctcacacacaacagtctgtaGGTTTTACGCTGCAGTGTGTGAAAAACAGAAACGTTCCTGTAAGTGCTCGTTGAAAAGGTATAAAAATACcaaggatacacacacacacacacacacacacacagagggagagagagagagaatctagCATATGTACATACTGATTTATTGTGCCATCTCCAGTATTTGTATTTTACACTATTTCTGATGTCACTCTTCTTGCCCACACTGCTGTGTCATCCTGAATTTGCCCTATGGGGTATTAATAAAGGTCTTATAAGAGTGGTCAGAAGAGAATGGCCAGTAAAGCTGAAGAATAAAGACCGAAGTGATTCACAGTGACTAGAATTAAAGATAAAACATTTTTGAAGaagcagatacacactcacctgacaCCACCAATCCGTGTTTGCTCACAGCAAATGGAAGGCAAGCCAGGCTTTTCCACTGGCTGGTCATGGGGTCAAAGCTCTCCACACTCCTGAGCACGACCTTATCATCTTCCCCTCCCACTGTCACTATAACCTCAGCTGTGCCTGCCACAGAGATAATGGTGTCGAATAGCCTAACAGAGCGAATACTGGTGCTGCAGCTCTAcagtattctgtgtgtgagggtgtgtgtgttatacccATGGCCCTGCGTGGTCGAGCACGGGGGCTGTACAGCTCTCCTCTACGGTCCTGAAGCAGAAGGTAGTCTTTGGCTTCGGAGATCAGTTCCTGGCACTTTCGAGACTCTTTCACTACATCCAAAGACTCGATCACGTCGTGGATGTAATAGGGGCTGATCAGAGGCAGTCGGATGTGTTCAAGAACCTTTCAAACACAAACAGATATTCTGATTTGACATGAAACTGGTGCAATTCCCGTTCCTGATCATGCAGCAGATCAATTTTAGTTTTGGCAACGAAATCACAAGCACCAGACCTTTTTTCTTTGATTATATATGAAAtctcatacattttatttgtctataGAATACATACCAGATGAAACATGTTAGTTCCCGCTATCAGCAGCTATTAatacagctttttattttacagaaatacCAGAAAGAAAATGCAAAGCCCTCACTGAGACCAGAAAGAACGAAAGTCCTCAATCAAGGCGAGCGATTCAATTTCTAGTAACATATAAAGCATAAATGTTTTCTGTTGAGTTGATCAGACTCTCACATGATTCTGGAGAATTTCTGGCTCATTCGTCTTTACAGTATTGCTTAAGAAAGTGTTTTTTATGGGGAATTACAAGGTGTACTCACTTTTCTAAATGGCATTTTACTTTTTTGGTGGGAAAAATGCTGCATACCGAAGTCTAAAAGGCAtcccaaacattttttttaagtaaatgttTCACTACATGTACAGTAGTGAACAAAATTAAATGAGTGTAGTGTGGATGttttgtcatttgtttgtttatagaagTGAATGAGGACCACACAATTGTGGTTTACGGCCAAATGACTAAAAATATAGAACCGAATGAGGGTGTATTTTTTGCCTATGACTGTATATGCACACATTATTACAGAGCAATCTGTAATGCAAGTTTATAACCAGCCTGGTGTGGATGACCTTgcacagagtaacatcatcaagCTAAACAATGCATGGCTAATCCACCACATGTTCACCCTGATCTGCTGGATGAAACTGAGCTGCAcatgacactacactacactgttcccaACAAACCAAGAGCAATGCCTTGAGTTGTGTTGCTCTCTAACATTTCTCCATCTCAATATCATCTTCTACAGCTGTATCTTTgagacacatacagtatatatataggATCTCCTGATTCTAGCCTTACCTTTTCGAAGCTCTGCCTGCGGGAAGCACACTTGTCCAACCAGTGCATGGCTGCCTCAAACACCGTCTCCTCCTGTGGCACGTTGAGGTGATCGCTGGAGATAATCTCAGTCAGTTTATCAGCACACAGTGAGAGGAACTCCTCCTGTGGGAATCGCAGCAAATCTCTGAATGATCCCTGATTAACATTTAAACTGAAACGATGGCGATTTGCCAGTGACGTACACTGGTTATGTATACACAATAAGTACTAGAAAAAATAACACTTCTGTCTTTGGGAACATATTTTATCATCCAAGAATATCCACAGCACACAAATAGTCCCAGACAACAGTTATGCAGTTTTTTCCCCAAGCATTAATTTTCAAATCCTTTGCACCACTGATGCctattttaatgatgtttttagttttatttgctCTGACTGTCGCCATGGCAACAATATTACTAGCTCTTTTGCTATTTACACGTTAAAGTAGCAGTTAGTGACTTTTACAGCCTGCAGAATTAACTGCAATTTCAGTGTTAACAATGGGCGGAGCTCGCTCATTTTAGGGGcaggaaaatgtaaataaaaagagaaaccGCCCTCACCTGTTCGCACACAGTGCTAAAGTGTTGCTGGATGTACTCCATGCTGCGTCGCTCCAGCTCTTTACACGAGTGAGCTTCAGCAAAGCAGTGGATGCCTACACAGTTGATCTCATCCATCTGACGCTCCATGAACCTGCAGCAGGCCTCGCGCACTGCCATGACGTCCAGCAGGTTGGCTGCAGCCAGGAGGGCCTGAACGTTGGCTTTGGAGATCACTACCTCGGCAGTGTAGGCGTAGCTGACAAGCATACCGATCATCTGAGGCTCCACACCATTGATGGCCACTCGTTCTTGCCGTGACTCCATCAGGTCAGTCGAGAACATAGCCTATGAAATGGGGAGAAATAAATTATAGCACACTGTGGATTTCTCTCAATctccatacaaaaaaaaaaatccacaaagcAGATCCAATTAGGAGAGCGAGGAACCAGATATGGCTTACTCTCAAGTGCTCCATAAGACACTAACAAAAACTTTGCTAAACATCTTTGCTGTTCGTGTTCACGAACTAATCTTCACCTGGAAGTAGGAGCTGAAGGAGGCAAGAACGATGCGATGACAGGGGAACTCCTGCCCCCCGCAGCACAGCGTGACATCGCAGAAGGCATTGTTAAGCCTCAGGCTGTTCAAGCCTTCCAGCACCTTGTTGGGATGTCGAGGCTCAACAAACACATAATCTTCGCTGTCCAACGTCCCGAGTGGGGGACCGGggtcctccaaacatggcgatGGGGGCAGTGCAGATGGAGCAGGGGCGGGGGCACTAGTTAACATATTTGCAGCCATGATTTCCATACTGTCACTATTTCAGTCTGCAACAACAAGACACAATCTCTTAACGGCATGTATTATGAACACATCATTAGACATTAACTAGTAGTCATGTCTAAATAATGGGAATGGATATTTTACTGCCCAGAGACGTTTTAGTCTTCGCTaccttttattataaaaataaaaacatcatgtaaaaggtttaaaaagaaaacaggccTGTGATTACTCATCGCAGCAATCTTGCACACATAATATAACAATAGAAGCCACACTGTTTAGTATCTATTCTATATAACAGTCTCCTTCATACTATCTAGTAggttagtacagtagtatgcgTTAGCGGAAAATGGGTGGACCCGTATACAAATCCTCCTACGGACAAATTActtgtttttaacctttaataTATCTTTAAATAGTGAGATTAACGCCAAACTGATATATCTGAGGCATTTGAATAATCCAAAAAAGGGTCTGTTTTGGGTAGTACAGTGCAGTTATCCCGGTAAAATCCTGGTCTAAATAAGGGGGAGTTAACGTTAACTGGTTAACAGCGCTCATGACAGATTCGCGcataaaacattcatcattcattcgCTTTGTCTATAAAGATAATGCACAGACAGATAACTTGTCAATATACATGACGACCCGAATTCCTACCTGAAgtacatcatttatttagcaAGAGAGAATAAAATCTTCATTTTCTCGACCTCGCACTATTAAGGAGTCGTGACGCCATCTCTTCTTCATCAGCGAACAGAGGCTCAGTGTAAACACACGTGACTCCACAGCGCACCCACTGGATCTGGAGATTCCCTGCAGCTCTCGCTTTTGCACagcacacgccacacacactcagatctgATCCTGTCCTTTTCGTACACATTTTGGCTTCAGGAAGAGCTCTTCTTCTCTCGTCTTTTCCCTCcatggggtcgccacagcgaatcatctctctccacctatccctatcttctgcatcctcaacacttgcacccactagcttcatatcctcatttattccatccatatacctcctctttgcccttcctctttgcctcctacctggaagctccatgtccaacattgtcctaccaatatactcactctccctcgtccaatctggcctccctaactttgtcccccaaacgtccaacatgagccgtccctctgatgtactcgttcctctGACGTACTCGTTACTCAGGAAGAGCTCTTAATTTATTGATTAGATGTGTGTTAGAAGTAAGAAAAAATACTAAACTTGTGCAGGGGTACTTCAGGAGCAGATTTACTTACAATATATGAAGATCATTATATCAAATGTACATATGGATATACGTTGTGGATTTACAATATCTGACACAAAACCATCAGCTGACTTTAAGTACACATCTATGCCATCACTCTGTGTGGAAAGGGACTACCATAAGACCAGCGCTATATTAGGCAGAGCAGTAttactgatattttttttatagactTCTGGGTTGTCAGTAGTCCATCAATGGAAAGATATGAAGTTAACAAGTCATAAAATATTAGGGGAtaattaacactgttaatgtgtGCATGGAAAAAGATGACCTATACACCTGTGAGTAACAAGGTTGGTGTGTAAAGTGCACTTGAGCAGGGGAAACGAATGTTTTATAGTCTTGCTATAATGTGGGTGTCCAGTTTTCTTTCCATATGAAAACACAAAGGCTTCTTCTTAAGGAGTCATTTAATGTGCTATAGATACAGTAGGTTATGAACCCCATATGACTCCCATATGACAAGCATGGATATCTGGTGAATTATATGCAATTGTTACTCATAAAAGGGCAAATGTCAGCTGTACATGATCAAGTGaaattttatataattgaaCATGTTAATTCTTACATTTGAAGAACTTGATATAACTAATAACATGTGGATTCTATTTCAGACCAAAAAAACAggcttaaaatattttataaaaggtAGCTTTATTTGCAAACAATTTCTAATGGAAAATCTTATTCACAGTAATATGTCTATTAAAGTCACTGAATAGATGATAGGAATTTTTTGGTACGTATTATAGACAATCATTTCAAAATTTCTAGTCTTATGTTCTAAAATTACTGAAGTGACAGGCAAAGATTGGGAAGAATACAATTTCTTCACATTTCACTTTACAATATTGTACAGCCGAGCATCTTTGGAAGTATTCAGAACAAGTTTGAATATATTTGGTGTTACAGATAGGTGTCCTTCATTACACCAGGTTGCTCCAGAGCAACCTTTCTTCTAGCTGTTGCTTCCAGAATTTTCTTGCGAGGCCCAAGCTGGATTCGGATGCCTTTTAGATCATCGTCTGAGCAGAGCATGAGGGCTTCCAGATCTAACTTCTCTCGGATAAACACAGGGGCAAAGTCTAGTAGGTTTACAGAGGACAGGAAGGAATGCAGGGGTGAAgtctcctcatcttcatccaaTCCAATCTCATCCTGGTTCCAAGGCAGTTGTGAATCCTCCTCTGCTTGGTCATCCAGTCCTGTGTCCTCTGCTTCAAACACCTCCTGGCGGACCAGGAAACCCAGGTCCTCTGTGTCACCAATAGGAAATTCATCTGGTTCGACACCCATTTCCATGGAGAAGTTCTTTCTGAAGACCATTTTTCCAAGGCCTGGTCTAATAAATAGAGATTCTTCAGCCTGATCTGCgtcgtcttcttcttcatcttcaaaTTCACCAATCTGAGCTTCATCCTCTTCAATTTCATCCTGCTCATTGAAGACATCTTCTAATCCTGCATTATCTCCTGTTCCGTTCTCTGTCTTTTTCGACAGGGTGTCCTTCTTTCCAAACTTGCGCTGAAGAGTTCCTTTAATGGACCCAAATTTGTTGGAAGCAATGAGCTGGTTTAAGTTGTTTGTGGTTCCGGTGCTAGATGAAAAACTTGGCTTGGCTTCAGAGACAGAGCCTCCACTGCCACCGTACATCTTGTCCATCTTACTCTGGTGCCTTTGTTTGACTTTCTCACACTCCTTCACCTTTTGTTTTGCATCTTTGGCCGCTTGTTTCTTCAAGTTTGCCACATGTTTGGGGTTCTGTATCGTCTGCTGGGAAGCAGCGTTGTCTAGGAAGCGGACGCAGTTCATATGATCTCGAGATGCCGCAACGTCCATAGGTGTGTGGAAATCATTATCCAGTGCGAAGAGATTGGCTTTAAAGTTCACCAGGAAGCTCAGTATGTGCATATAACCATTGGAGGCTGCATGGTGTAAGGGTGTGTTTCCCCAGATGTCGCTCTTGTTGGGGTCTCCACTGCAAAGAAAATCAAATCAGAATCAGCAGTTTATTCACCAAACTACTGGGAGATATACACATAAAGCTAAGAAGGCTTCCTTGCTGCAGATGGTTCTATGAAACATCTAACATTCATGCAGAGCCTTAACATTACGCTGAAGTCACACAGATATATCAGAAAGTATATTAATACATTTGAGGAGTTAAATTCTACTTAAGGACCATGAACATTTACCTAAAAGATATAGGGTTGTGCTTTGTCCCACTAGTGCTAAGGAGTTTCTAGTAGTCACATGTGGTCAATAGTTTTACTACATTAAACCCACACCTTGTTAATTAGCCATGAAGGGTTTAATAATCTAGCCAGACTTTCCTTACCATCTCTTACCAGTTTTATTATATAACTGCATGCTATACACATCCTAACATTCCAGGAAGAGTCTCTGCCATCTGCTTTATTACAGTCAGACTATATATAGTGTGACTAAGGTGCAATATAATAAGTTACACTTTAATCCATTATGAGAAATAGTCCACATTTATGCTCCAACTATGCACATAACAACCCTGATTATAATCTATAACAGCACAGTTGTTAATGTCcttcatggggaaaaaaaaaaccttcatccAAGTCTAAATTAATTTTTTCTAAAACTTTGAGTGCTTACATGAGaagctgaaaaataaatgatagtGATAATCGGCCTCCTAAAACATTTTCTGGGTTGtttctcatatttttttaagtacTGAAGATTTCTAAGTGATGGGAACTGCATGAAAACGGGGATGATAAAACAAATATAGTAAACCCCCAATATCCATATTGTGCAAGCTACAGAACATGAGGTTCAACCTTTACAGAATTAATTTGCCTTGTTAAATGCTTGGGATGTACCGttggaaataaaaagaaaatgtcgaaggttaaaagaatgaaaaatgattTGGATTAGACAGTTTTGTCCAGGGTGTAGCCAGGTTTGGTTGTAAAAGTTTACAACCTGCAAACATTTTAGATGAAGAACGTGTAATCATAACAACCTTTGCTCCAAAGTCATATATAGATATGTGGAACGCTAAAACACGAACAGCAACAAATTTATTTCACAGTGTAAACAGGTAAATATAGTTTATAGATACTTTAAGCTAAAGAAGTGAATGTCAAAGACTTGtctctttattaaatataaatatagaatgAATAGAAATTATAATCAGTGGATTCAATTCACTAAAACATTCCATTCAATATAATATCAGTAGCCTCAGAAGACAACACTGGTTATTAATGAGTGAGGctctttattcattctttcattcatctgtctgtctgtctttctttctattgCACAAGAACCAAATCTTTTATTAGAATATCCAATTAATAGACAGCTTGGTTTGTTTAGTCCAACGAAAATTGGCCAAGTATAAAGTAAGGATTTGCAATTAATTCTCTCCAGAAACGTTCCCAAAAGGAAACAGCAGAAAATAAAACCTCACCCTCTGCTGCAGATGAGCTGCAGTGCCTCTAAACGGCCATGATACGCGGCCCAGAGAGTCGGGGTCATCCCATCATCATCCGGAGTGTTCAGATCTTTCCTAGTGGCCTCCTTCAACAGATCCAAATTACCATCAATGGCTGCCTTATGATATCTAGACATGGCTGTGTTAAATATATTAGTCCTATATCTAGTTATAGACGAGATTTAGCAGTTCTAGAAGAGCATTTTCAGCCCTCTGCTagtctcttcttctttgttagGCAGAAAGGAGAAGTGAGAGCAGATAAAAAAGAGCATATGGCGCATCATTACCACTCAGTGGGGCAATAAACCAAAGTCCAttgtgtttgctgtgtgtgttcatgatgcTGGTTGGTTGATTAGGAAAAGTACTAAAATTAGCTTGTGAGACGATGGTACAACGAGCACTATTGAATTTATCCCACAGAGTATAGCTTGAAACATCGTTTACATTCCATAGTAtcaatatacactgaccaggcataacattatgaccacctgcctaatattgtgttggacccccttttgctgccaaagcagccctgacccgtcatgcactgtgtattctgacacctttctatcagaaccagtattaaagtcttcagcaatttgagcaacagtagctcatctgctggatcggatcacacgggccagccttcgctccccacatgcatcgaTGTTCCTTGGATGCCCATGATCCTAGCCATCTAGCCAGCTTGTAGAAAACAGTTTAGGCAAAATTGTTTATAAGGAAGAATCCTTTATATTTCCTGTTTGCCCAGCATTACCCAGTCTTCAGCCCAAAGACCAAACAGATGGTAGAGTCAGAATTTGTTGCCATCATAATGGACCCAACCTGC comes from Hemibagrus wyckioides isolate EC202008001 linkage group LG02, SWU_Hwy_1.0, whole genome shotgun sequence and encodes:
- the si:ch211-256e16.3 gene encoding kelch-like protein 20 produces the protein MEIMAANMLTSAPAPAPSALPPSPCLEDPGPPLGTLDSEDYVFVEPRHPNKVLEGLNSLRLNNAFCDVTLCCGGQEFPCHRIVLASFSSYFQAMFSTDLMESRQERVAINGVEPQMIGMLVSYAYTAEVVISKANVQALLAAANLLDVMAVREACCRFMERQMDEINCVGIHCFAEAHSCKELERRSMEYIQQHFSTVCEQEEFLSLCADKLTEIISSDHLNVPQEETVFEAAMHWLDKCASRRQSFEKVLEHIRLPLISPYYIHDVIESLDVVKESRKCQELISEAKDYLLLQDRRGELYSPRARPRRAMGTAEVIVTVGGEDDKVVLRSVESFDPMTSQWKSLACLPFAVSKHGLVVSGSMLYLAGGEFPDGSASREMWRYDPCFDSWLEMAPMNVARSELGLVMLDGYVFAVGGWEGRSRLDSVECYNPHTNTWQFMESVKMAVTSPAVVALDGLLYVTGGAVLEDGDGTDLAQVYNPKIHMWTEVAPMQIARSGSAACTLKGKIYVIGGWHASTENTDKVECYDPKSNKWTMCAPMKERRYRPGVAVVDGKIYVLGGEEGWDRYHDTIERYCDETDSWEIVGEMPTSRSWLSCVSLQMRKESHAAGHPGTAAETEFPVD
- the anks4b gene encoding ankyrin repeat and SAM domain-containing protein 4B, which translates into the protein MSRYHKAAIDGNLDLLKEATRKDLNTPDDDGMTPTLWAAYHGRLEALQLICSRGGDPNKSDIWGNTPLHHAASNGYMHILSFLVNFKANLFALDNDFHTPMDVAASRDHMNCVRFLDNAASQQTIQNPKHVANLKKQAAKDAKQKVKECEKVKQRHQSKMDKMYGGSGGSVSEAKPSFSSSTGTTNNLNQLIASNKFGSIKGTLQRKFGKKDTLSKKTENGTGDNAGLEDVFNEQDEIEEDEAQIGEFEDEEEDDADQAEESLFIRPGLGKMVFRKNFSMEMGVEPDEFPIGDTEDLGFLVRQEVFEAEDTGLDDQAEEDSQLPWNQDEIGLDEDEETSPLHSFLSSVNLLDFAPVFIREKLDLEALMLCSDDDLKGIRIQLGPRKKILEATARRKVALEQPGVMKDTYL